A single region of the Musa acuminata AAA Group cultivar baxijiao chromosome BXJ1-11, Cavendish_Baxijiao_AAA, whole genome shotgun sequence genome encodes:
- the LOC135596819 gene encoding B3 domain-containing protein Os02g0683500-like, with product MEFTHGRRNRFSITEKEEKGEDCRYAAFVPSPSSSSSPSSSSAPFRRNDGSSASGDNLFVEKEHMFDKVVTPSDVGKLNRLVIPKQHAERYFPLDASANEKGLLLNFEDRTGKSWRFRYSYWNSSQSYVMTKGWSRFVKEKRLDAGDTVSFSRGVGDSGQRNLYIDWKRRPENHDPARMPRVPLPAVSFVRSVGPWGGHLVMPPASAYDRRRESYGYSVASPSAIGGQLLFFRSPETAPPPVKVQPSGSGGLSMVLEPMPEVHSQATAKRVRLFGVNLVRPESEGDAGGGDGGGGGESTSSCLLPSQETSALHLLRFQHGSVESSLASSSSMSKEQHSSLDLDL from the coding sequence ATGGAGTTCACGCATGGAAGAAGAAATAGGTTTTCCATCACcgagaaagaagagaaaggggaagaTTGCAGATATGCTGCTTTCGTAccttccccttcttcctcctcgtcgCCATCGTCCTCCTCCGCTCCTTTCAGGCGGAACGACGGCTCCTCGGCCAGCGGCGACAACCTTTTTGTGGAGAAGGAGCACATGTTCGACAAGGTGGTAACGCCAAGCGACGTCGGCAAGCTAAACCGGCTGGTGATCCCGAAGCAACACGCCGAGAGGTACTTCCCGCTGGACGCGTCGGCCAACGAGAAGGGGCTGCTGCTCAACTTCGAGGACCGCACCGGCAAATCTTGGCGCTTCAGGTACTCCTACTGGAACAGCAGCCAGAGCTACGTGATGACCAAGGGATGGAGCCGGTTCGTCAAGGAGAAGCGGCTCGACGCCGGGGACACCGTCTCCTTCAGTCGTGGCGTTGGCGACTCCGGTCAACGCAATCTTTACATCGACTGGAAGCGGCGGCCGGAGAACCACGACCCGGCCCGGATGCCCCGCGTTCCTCTCCCGGCCGTATCCTTTGTGCGGTCGGTAGGACCGTGGGGCGGTCACCTCGTCATGCCACCGGCGTCGGCGTACGACCGCCGCCGCGAAAGCTATGGATACAGTGTCGCGAGCCCGAGTGCTATCGGGGGACAGCTTCTTTTCTTTCGTTCCCCAGAGACCGCGCCGCCACCCGTGAAGGTGCAACCCAGTGGCAGTGGCGGCCTGTCCATGGTTCTTGAACCGATGCCGGAGGTCCACAGCCAGGCGACGGCCAAGCGTGTAAGGCTATTCGGAGTCAACCTTGTCCGTCCCGAATCAGAAGGCGAcgccggcggcggcgacggcggcggcggcggcgaatcTACATCATCTTGCCTGTTACCATCGCAAGAAACATCTGCTCTCCATCTCCTCCGATTTCAGCATGGCAGCGTCGAGTCCTCGTTGGCATCATCGTCCTCGATGAGCAAGGAGCAGCATTCGTCGTTGGATCTTGACCTATGA